The DNA region AATCTGGTTAAGTCACTACATATCATCAGAAATAGATAGGAAATGGAGATAAATGAAAGGATTAGCCATTACAGGATTAGTTTTAGCCATATTATCAATACTTGTGCCATCAGGATTTTTATCATGAAAAGGATATTGCTACTGATACCACTACTTTATTGCTCGTATTCCTACGGAGAACCAGAACCATTCTCTGTAGAAAGTATTGAAGGATTTGAGCAAAACATGCCTACAGAGCCACAACAACCCGAAGAAACAAAGCCCAAAGCCTCTTATGAAGAAATGACTACATACCGTACTGCAATCCATGATTCGGTTATGCGTAATTTTGCTAAGTCAGAGGAATATAAAGGTAAGCAGTGTGAAATTCGTCTTCACTTTGATGAAGATGGCAAACTTCATTATGAAGGTAAAAGCCTCAGAATGTTCAACGGTGATGGCACACTCTGTAGTGCTGCATTTAAAGCCATTACCACTGCAAAACTTCCTAAACCACAAAATTCAGATATTCATAACGAATTTAAAATCATCTTTTTCTACTTTCATTCTAATGATTTTGTCATGAAAAACTTTAGTGAATATGAGGAATAATTATGGTCAGTTCTTGGCTAAAAACACTTATCGCTATTGTTGGAATGACAGCATCATTTTATAGCGCTGCAACCATACCTGATTACGATAAAGCCTATGGTAATACGAGATGTCATGATAACCATAAGCAATATAAGGCAGTAAGAGAAAAGATTTCGCAGTTAGGACAAATTACAGACTCAAAAGTAAAGCAACTCACTGGTAAGCCAACATTGGGAAAACAGTTTAACTTTCTTCCTAATCTATTAATGATCCCTTTTCCTCAAAAGATATCTGACAGGGTTAATCAGGACAAAATGTATGGGGGAGAATTCGCAGATAAATTAGCGTGTGTGCAAATGTTTGAAATTGACTATCACAAGATTGCTTATCATTTGTTTTATCGAATTAAAGGTGACCAAATCCAATATCACGATATTGGCACTGTTATTGTTGCTGACAACAAGAAAAAAGATGAGTTTTTGTCTTGTAAAGAAGCCGCCAAAAACATTATTGAACATCATGAAAAACAAGGCGAATACAGAAAATCATATCTGGTC from Limnobaculum xujianqingii includes:
- a CDS encoding cell envelope integrity TolA C-terminal domain-containing protein, whose amino-acid sequence is MKRILLLIPLLYCSYSYGEPEPFSVESIEGFEQNMPTEPQQPEETKPKASYEEMTTYRTAIHDSVMRNFAKSEEYKGKQCEIRLHFDEDGKLHYEGKSLRMFNGDGTLCSAAFKAITTAKLPKPQNSDIHNEFKIIFFYFHSNDFVMKNFSEYEE